One window from the genome of Rhodopirellula halodulae encodes:
- a CDS encoding 3-hydroxyacyl-ACP dehydratase FabZ family protein translates to MKYRQIDRITELTPGQRLVGERTLAADEEYLADHFPRFPVMPGVMMLEALHQAAVWLIRMSPEFDSALVLLREAKSVKFGDFLSPGETLTVEAEIFKRDGALTTVKAKALKGDRTTVSARLVLESCSSGDPEHLGTDADVQRLSREQFFSLFSDSPAAMALRRPGENVSPTMTP, encoded by the coding sequence ATGAAATACCGCCAAATCGACCGAATTACCGAACTAACGCCCGGCCAACGCTTGGTCGGCGAACGAACTTTGGCGGCCGATGAAGAGTATCTAGCCGACCATTTCCCGCGATTTCCGGTCATGCCTGGCGTGATGATGCTGGAAGCCCTGCATCAAGCCGCGGTGTGGTTGATTCGAATGTCTCCCGAGTTTGATTCCGCTTTGGTTTTGCTACGCGAAGCCAAAAGCGTCAAATTCGGCGACTTCCTATCACCCGGTGAAACCCTGACGGTGGAAGCGGAGATTTTCAAACGCGACGGCGCGTTGACGACCGTCAAAGCCAAAGCTCTGAAAGGCGATCGGACCACTGTTTCGGCCCGATTGGTTCTTGAGAGCTGCTCTAGTGGCGACCCGGAACATCTTGGTACGGACGCGGACGTTCAACGACTCTCTCGCGAGCAATTTTTCTCTTTGTTTAGCGACTCACCCGCCGCGATGGCTTTGCGTCGTCCTGGCGAGAACGTTTCGCCGACCATGACCCCCTAA
- a CDS encoding ABC transporter ATP-binding protein — MIKTVDLTKKYGDAFAIRAIDLDLEAGDLFGFIGPNGAGKTTTMRIIATLLEPSWGEAYVCGHSVHTQPKEIRRLVGYMPDFFGVYDDMTVVEYLEFFAAAYRIGGTDRRKRVNEMLEVVDLDFKRDAYANTLSRGQTQRLGLARTLLHDPQVLLLDEPLSGLDPRARIEMRNLLRRLGEMGKTVIVSSHILPELADVCNKVGIIDRGELKQNARVTEVIRMVREHTVLIIQPSQRDQMARIGELFEGHPLVQSTQPGDDAVRVILNSDTDDYSELPKLLIENDIGLKRFAEEELDLESAFMALTKGTSTRM; from the coding sequence GTGATCAAAACTGTTGACCTGACGAAGAAATACGGCGACGCATTCGCGATCCGTGCCATCGATTTGGATTTGGAAGCCGGCGATCTGTTCGGTTTCATCGGTCCCAACGGAGCTGGCAAAACGACGACGATGCGAATCATCGCGACGTTGTTGGAACCCAGTTGGGGCGAAGCCTACGTTTGCGGGCATAGTGTCCACACGCAACCCAAAGAAATCCGCCGCTTGGTCGGCTACATGCCCGACTTCTTCGGTGTCTATGACGACATGACCGTGGTGGAATACCTCGAGTTTTTCGCTGCGGCGTATCGAATCGGCGGAACGGACCGTCGCAAACGAGTCAACGAAATGCTGGAGGTCGTCGACCTCGATTTCAAACGAGACGCTTACGCCAACACGCTTTCGCGTGGCCAGACCCAGCGTCTCGGACTGGCCCGGACACTGCTGCACGATCCTCAAGTCTTGCTGCTGGACGAACCGCTGTCCGGCTTGGATCCGCGTGCACGAATTGAGATGCGGAATTTGCTGCGACGCTTGGGCGAGATGGGCAAAACCGTGATCGTCAGCAGTCACATTTTGCCCGAGTTGGCAGACGTCTGTAACAAGGTCGGCATCATCGACCGCGGCGAATTGAAACAGAACGCCCGCGTGACCGAAGTCATCCGGATGGTTCGCGAACACACGGTGCTGATCATTCAGCCCAGCCAACGTGACCAGATGGCTCGGATCGGCGAGTTGTTCGAAGGACATCCCTTGGTGCAATCGACTCAGCCCGGCGACGATGCTGTGCGAGTGATCCTGAATAGCGACACGGACGACTACAGCGAATTGCCCAAACTGCTGATCGAAAATGACATCGGGCTCAAGCGGTTTGCCGAAGAGGAACTGGACCTCGAATCTGCCTTCATGGCGTTGACCAAGGGCACCAGCACCCGGATGTAG
- a CDS encoding MazG nucleotide pyrophosphohydrolase domain-containing protein, with product MSSPSKDLSIADLQKHIHRMYYEKDVARGVDGTFMWLMEEVGELASALRGDDRENLAEEFADVIAWLFTIANVADIDLAQALSNKYGNGCPGCGRFECDCSLSEKP from the coding sequence ATGTCGTCGCCCAGCAAAGATCTTTCGATCGCGGATCTGCAAAAGCACATCCACCGCATGTATTACGAGAAGGATGTCGCTCGGGGTGTCGATGGCACATTCATGTGGCTGATGGAGGAGGTCGGGGAATTGGCCTCCGCACTTCGGGGGGACGACCGCGAAAATTTGGCGGAGGAATTCGCTGACGTGATCGCTTGGTTGTTCACAATCGCCAATGTGGCCGACATCGACTTGGCTCAGGCGTTGTCGAACAAGTACGGCAACGGATGCCCCGGCTGTGGTCGTTTTGAATGTGATTGCAGCTTGAGCGAGAAGCCATGA
- a CDS encoding sulfotransferase family protein, with amino-acid sequence MDSTSKPEGTSTSSAKSADSKPATLNSYPFYSPRFWHGMRPTAWWRLLRSGNFEISPSRIPMVISVSLTTLINTLLTWLQNVLFARRLREAELHGPPVFIVGHWRSGTTLLHELMVRDERFSSPSTFQCFAPSHFLLTQWFFRKFAGWLLPGKRPMDNMDAGWDRPQEDEFALMNLGLPSPYRRIAFPRQNQVDMEYLELNEISATERETWLSTLKSFLLRVSVSTNRPLVIKSPTHTGRVGHLAKAFPQAKFVHITRDPRSLFPSTCRLWRSLDDVQALQTSDESGLDEYVLTCLTRMYDSFHADRSQIDDHHIIDIRYEDLIADPVGTLRTIYESLRLSDFETVSEDIQAWTEKEHREYRTNRHQLDPEQEKLLLDRWSDYFDRYGYR; translated from the coding sequence ATGGATTCCACTTCGAAACCCGAAGGAACATCAACGTCTTCCGCCAAGTCAGCTGACTCCAAGCCAGCCACGCTGAATTCGTACCCGTTCTACAGCCCGCGTTTTTGGCACGGGATGCGGCCAACCGCATGGTGGCGGTTGCTGCGAAGCGGGAATTTCGAGATCAGCCCCTCGCGAATTCCGATGGTGATCAGTGTTTCGCTGACGACCCTCATCAATACGCTGTTGACGTGGCTTCAAAACGTTTTGTTCGCGCGGCGACTGCGAGAAGCCGAACTTCACGGCCCACCGGTCTTCATCGTCGGTCATTGGCGCAGTGGAACGACGCTGTTGCACGAATTGATGGTCCGGGATGAACGCTTCAGCAGTCCCTCCACGTTTCAGTGTTTCGCACCCTCGCACTTCTTGCTCACCCAGTGGTTCTTTCGCAAATTCGCCGGATGGTTGCTGCCGGGGAAACGTCCCATGGACAACATGGACGCCGGGTGGGACCGGCCTCAGGAAGATGAATTTGCGTTGATGAATTTGGGTCTGCCCTCGCCCTACCGACGCATCGCGTTTCCTCGTCAAAACCAAGTTGACATGGAGTACTTGGAATTGAACGAGATCAGTGCCACGGAACGCGAAACGTGGTTGTCGACGCTGAAATCATTCCTGCTTCGTGTCAGTGTTTCCACCAATCGTCCGCTGGTGATCAAAAGTCCGACTCACACCGGGCGAGTCGGGCATCTGGCCAAAGCGTTCCCGCAGGCCAAGTTTGTCCACATCACCCGTGATCCGCGTTCGCTCTTTCCCAGCACGTGTCGACTGTGGCGCAGTTTGGATGATGTCCAAGCGTTGCAGACCAGCGACGAATCGGGGTTGGATGAATACGTGCTGACATGCCTGACGCGAATGTACGATTCCTTCCATGCGGACCGCAGTCAGATCGATGATCACCACATCATCGACATCCGCTACGAAGACTTGATCGCGGATCCGGTGGGGACGCTCCGCACCATCTACGAGTCGTTGCGTTTGAGCGATTTCGAAACGGTCAGTGAAGACATCCAAGCCTGGACCGAAAAAGAACATCGCGAGTACCGGACCAATCGACACCAACTGGATCCGGAACAAGAAAAATTGCTGCTCGACCGGTGGAGCGATTATTTTGACCGCTACGGATATCGCTAG